One part of the Candidatus Binatia bacterium genome encodes these proteins:
- a CDS encoding efflux RND transporter periplasmic adaptor subunit, which produces MRACSTRAGGAVVALLLACASAGCGAKDETPPAAPPSVTVAQPSTEPVTRTLEFTGNTAASSSVTLVARVEGFLEKIHFQDGAMVKQGDLLFTIQQDQYRAQLEQAQAQVAAQKAALVHAETELKRYANLVKEDSAPETQVDRWRYERDSAAAALAAAQAQLELARLNLSYTEVRAPFDGRVGRHLVDAGNLVGGIGQPTSLAQIDHTDPLYVYFTIDEHDVLAIRAQHASEEPGTLSQKKIPAEFGTLDDDGFPHQGYLDFASLGVAPTTGTLQVRGIFPNPGTKVLPGLFVRVRIPVGAPQDALVIPGEAIGFDQQGEYVLVVGEDDVVARRRIVTGMQVGERFVVESGLAPTDRVIVEGLSRAVPGRKVTPVTTSASGASSDAPKPSA; this is translated from the coding sequence CCACCGAGCGTCACGGTCGCCCAGCCGAGCACCGAGCCCGTGACGCGGACGCTCGAGTTCACCGGCAACACCGCGGCGAGCAGCTCCGTGACGCTGGTCGCGCGCGTCGAGGGCTTCCTCGAGAAGATCCACTTCCAGGACGGCGCGATGGTGAAGCAAGGCGACCTGCTCTTCACCATCCAGCAGGACCAGTACCGGGCGCAGCTCGAGCAGGCGCAGGCGCAGGTCGCGGCGCAGAAGGCCGCGCTGGTGCACGCCGAGACCGAGCTCAAGCGCTACGCGAACCTCGTCAAGGAAGACTCCGCGCCGGAGACGCAGGTCGATCGCTGGCGCTACGAGCGCGACTCGGCCGCAGCGGCGCTCGCCGCCGCGCAAGCGCAGCTCGAGCTCGCGCGCCTCAACCTCTCCTACACCGAGGTGCGCGCGCCGTTCGACGGGCGCGTCGGACGTCACCTCGTCGACGCGGGCAATCTCGTCGGCGGCATCGGACAGCCGACGAGCCTCGCGCAGATCGACCACACCGACCCGCTCTACGTCTACTTCACGATCGACGAGCACGACGTGCTCGCGATCCGCGCGCAGCACGCGTCGGAGGAGCCCGGCACGCTCTCCCAGAAGAAGATCCCGGCGGAGTTCGGCACGCTCGACGACGACGGCTTCCCGCACCAGGGCTACCTCGACTTCGCCTCGCTCGGCGTCGCGCCGACCACGGGCACGCTGCAGGTCCGCGGCATCTTCCCGAACCCGGGGACGAAGGTGCTGCCCGGGCTGTTCGTGCGCGTGCGCATCCCGGTCGGCGCGCCGCAGGACGCGCTCGTGATCCCCGGCGAGGCGATCGGCTTCGACCAGCAGGGCGAGTACGTGCTGGTGGTCGGCGAGGACGACGTCGTCGCGCGGCGTCGCATCGTGACCGGCATGCAGGTCGGCGAGCGCTTCGTCGTCGAGAGCGGGCTCGCGCCGACCGACCGCGTGATCGTCGAGGGGCTGTCGCGCGCGGTGCCGGGGCGCAAGGTGACGCCGGTCACGACGTCCGCGTCCGGCGCGTCCTCCGACGCGCCGAAGCCGTCCGCCTAG
- a CDS encoding efflux RND transporter permease subunit, whose protein sequence is MSRFFIERPILANVIAIVTILLGAVCLLSLPVSEYPDIVPPTIQVSTNYPGASAEVVATTVGIPIEQAVNGVENSIYLESTSGSDGSYTLTVTFAIGTDLDTSLALVQNAANSALAALPQAVQAQGLNVRKVSTNILLIESLYSDDDRYDATFLSNYAIINLQNPIARLPGVGQVQILGAGPYSMRIWLDPQKLEAFGLTVADVQNAIQSQNVQVAAGQLGGPPVSSDQVFQFTVSTLGRLSDVTEFENIIVTSKAPSTQASQIESARDTSPSARIVRVKDVARVELGQQVFSIFSGLSGKTAAHLAIFALPGANALDVAADTKALMAKLAESFPEGLKYTSLYDTTLFIEQSIDGVYQTLLAAGVLVLIVILVFLQNLRATLVPATTVPVTIIGAFAAMALLGFTVNLMTLFALILAIGIVVDDAIVIVENASHHIERGLTPKDAAIQAMKELTGPVFGITLVLTAVFLPASFLPGITGQMFRQFALVIAATAIISAMNALTLKPTQCALYLKPIPKDHRPNAFYRGFNRVYEAVEARYVAIVRWMVRRPGTMVAAFFALVGTAGALFALYPTSLMPLEDQGYCIVVAQLPEGSAQPRVRALAKDVDRALEGTPGVKGWVSIGGYSALDSAKRANYLTTFVVYENWDQRPAGVTQASIMADLQRRLGDVRRASFAVLPPSPIPGLGAAFGFQMMVEDRGGAGLHELEKVVQDLLTTAEDEPGFLRTGFTTFSASSPQVYLDVDRTMAESLGVPVNEVFQTLQTYLGSTYVNQFNKFNQSFQVRVQADADYRRSIRDVGRLYVANQSRQMVPLGALLEVRRTLGSELVTRYDLYPAATLIGVPNPVKYSSGQAMEKMEQLASRVLPAGMAYEWSGLSYQEQLVGGQMYLIFALSIVLVFLVLAAQYESWSDPLVVVLVVPMAIVGVLVALFVRRFPVDLYTQIGLVLIIALAAKNAILIVEYARELRAEGMDGVEAAVEATRRRFRPILMTSIAFILGVVPLLTASGAGAASQQAIGTVVFGGMLASTLLAIPFVPVFYVAVHAVADRRSTPAPVPAEATARRP, encoded by the coding sequence ATGTCGCGCTTCTTCATCGAGCGGCCGATCCTCGCGAACGTCATCGCCATCGTGACGATCCTGCTCGGCGCGGTGTGCCTGCTGTCGCTGCCGGTGTCGGAGTACCCCGACATCGTGCCGCCGACGATCCAGGTGTCGACCAACTATCCGGGCGCGAGCGCAGAGGTGGTCGCGACCACGGTCGGCATCCCGATCGAGCAAGCGGTGAACGGCGTCGAGAACTCGATCTACCTCGAGTCGACCAGCGGCAGCGACGGCAGCTACACGCTGACCGTCACCTTCGCGATCGGCACCGACCTCGATACGTCCCTCGCGCTCGTGCAGAACGCGGCCAACAGCGCGCTCGCGGCCCTGCCGCAGGCGGTGCAGGCGCAGGGCCTCAACGTCCGCAAGGTGAGCACCAACATCCTGCTCATCGAGAGCCTGTACTCGGACGACGATCGCTACGACGCGACCTTCCTCAGCAACTACGCGATCATCAACCTGCAGAATCCGATCGCGCGCCTACCCGGCGTCGGTCAAGTACAGATCCTCGGCGCCGGTCCGTACTCGATGCGCATCTGGCTCGACCCGCAGAAGCTCGAAGCCTTCGGGCTCACGGTCGCCGACGTGCAGAACGCGATCCAGAGCCAGAACGTGCAGGTCGCGGCGGGGCAGCTCGGCGGTCCGCCGGTGTCGTCGGATCAGGTGTTCCAGTTCACCGTCAGCACGCTCGGACGCCTGTCCGACGTGACGGAGTTCGAGAACATCATCGTCACCTCGAAGGCACCGTCGACGCAGGCGTCGCAGATCGAGTCGGCGCGCGACACCTCACCGAGCGCGCGCATCGTGCGCGTCAAGGACGTCGCGCGCGTCGAGCTCGGACAGCAGGTGTTCTCGATCTTCTCCGGGCTGTCGGGCAAGACGGCCGCGCACCTCGCGATCTTCGCGCTGCCGGGCGCGAACGCGCTCGACGTCGCCGCCGACACCAAGGCGCTGATGGCGAAGCTCGCGGAGAGCTTCCCCGAGGGGCTGAAGTACACCTCGCTCTACGACACGACGCTGTTCATCGAGCAGTCGATCGACGGCGTCTACCAGACGCTGCTGGCAGCCGGCGTGCTGGTGCTGATCGTCATCCTGGTCTTCCTGCAGAACCTGCGCGCGACGCTCGTGCCCGCGACGACCGTGCCGGTGACGATCATCGGCGCCTTCGCGGCGATGGCGCTGCTCGGCTTCACCGTCAATCTGATGACGCTCTTCGCGCTGATCCTCGCGATCGGCATCGTGGTCGACGACGCGATCGTCATCGTCGAGAACGCGTCGCACCACATCGAGCGCGGGCTCACGCCGAAGGACGCGGCGATCCAGGCGATGAAGGAGCTCACCGGTCCGGTGTTCGGCATCACGCTGGTGCTGACCGCGGTGTTCCTGCCCGCGTCCTTCCTGCCCGGGATCACGGGACAGATGTTCCGCCAGTTCGCGCTCGTCATCGCGGCGACGGCGATCATCAGCGCCATGAACGCGCTGACGCTCAAGCCGACGCAGTGCGCGCTCTACCTGAAGCCGATCCCGAAGGATCATCGCCCGAACGCCTTCTACCGCGGCTTCAACCGCGTCTACGAAGCCGTCGAGGCGCGCTACGTCGCGATCGTGCGCTGGATGGTGCGGCGTCCGGGCACGATGGTCGCGGCGTTCTTCGCGCTCGTCGGCACGGCGGGCGCGCTGTTCGCGCTCTATCCGACGTCGCTCATGCCGCTCGAGGACCAGGGCTACTGCATCGTCGTCGCGCAGCTGCCGGAGGGCTCGGCGCAGCCGCGCGTGCGCGCGCTCGCGAAGGACGTCGACCGCGCGCTCGAGGGCACGCCGGGCGTGAAGGGCTGGGTGTCGATCGGTGGATACTCTGCGCTCGACTCCGCGAAGCGCGCCAACTACCTCACGACCTTCGTCGTCTACGAGAACTGGGACCAGCGTCCCGCGGGCGTCACGCAGGCGAGCATCATGGCCGACCTGCAGAGGCGCCTCGGCGACGTGCGTCGAGCGAGCTTCGCGGTGCTGCCGCCCTCGCCGATCCCCGGCCTCGGCGCGGCGTTCGGCTTCCAGATGATGGTCGAGGACCGCGGCGGCGCCGGTCTGCACGAGCTCGAGAAGGTCGTGCAGGACCTGCTCACGACCGCGGAGGACGAGCCCGGCTTCCTGCGCACCGGCTTCACGACGTTCAGCGCGTCGAGCCCGCAGGTCTACCTCGACGTCGACCGGACGATGGCCGAGTCGCTCGGCGTGCCGGTCAACGAGGTCTTCCAGACGCTGCAGACCTACCTCGGCTCGACCTACGTCAATCAATTCAACAAGTTCAACCAGAGCTTCCAGGTGCGCGTGCAGGCCGACGCCGACTACCGGCGCAGCATCCGCGACGTCGGACGGCTCTACGTCGCGAACCAGAGCCGGCAGATGGTGCCGCTCGGCGCCCTGCTCGAGGTGCGACGGACGCTCGGCTCGGAGCTGGTCACACGCTACGACCTCTACCCCGCGGCGACGCTGATCGGCGTCCCGAACCCCGTCAAGTACAGCTCCGGGCAGGCGATGGAGAAGATGGAGCAGCTCGCATCGCGCGTGCTGCCGGCGGGGATGGCGTACGAGTGGAGCGGGCTCTCCTACCAGGAGCAGCTCGTCGGCGGTCAGATGTACCTGATCTTCGCGCTGTCGATCGTGCTCGTCTTCCTGGTGCTCGCGGCGCAGTACGAGAGCTGGTCCGATCCGCTGGTCGTCGTGCTGGTGGTGCCGATGGCGATCGTCGGCGTGCTGGTAGCGCTCTTCGTCCGCCGCTTCCCAGTCGACCTGTACACGCAGATCGGCCTCGTGCTGATCATCGCGCTCGCCGCGAAGAACGCGATCCTGATCGTCGAGTACGCGCGCGAGCTGCGCGCCGAGGGCATGGACGGCGTCGAGGCCGCGGTCGAGGCGACGCGGCGGCGCTTCCGCCCGATCCTGATGACGTCGATCGCGTTCATCCTGGGCGTCGTGCCGCTCCTGACCGCGAGCGGCGCGGGCGCGGCGAGCCAGCAGGCGATCGGCACGGTGGTGTTCGGCGGCATGCTCGCGTCGACGCTGCTCGCGATCCCGTTCGTGCCGGTGTTCTACGTCGCGGTGCACGCGGTCGCGGACCGGCGCTCGACGCCGGCGCCCGTGCCGGCGGAAGCCACGGCGCGTCGACCGTAG
- a CDS encoding sigma-54 dependent transcriptional regulator, translating to MKPAILAVDDERAICIAIQRLLASSGYEADTASSRDEAIAKLARGTYHLVITDLDLKQPDDGVELLRHVKQTAPDTSVIMITAHGNERRAVEAMKLGAADYVPKPFDDEALLTKVQRELERVAERRETRLLREQVAGTYRFESLVGKSPAMQRVFDVIRKVADSDLTVLIRGPSGTGKELVANAIHYNSPRRARPLVKVNCAAFSRELVESELFGHERGAFTGATSAREGKLEVADGGTLFLDEIGDLASETQAKILRVLQEKEFERVGGNRTIEVDVRIIAATNQDLEAKVRDGSFRKDLFDRLNVVPIVLPALREREGDLPLLIEHFLDEAASRLGRPRKQVSPAAMRALLAHEWKGNVRELEHAIEQAVVLASGDEITLEDLPVTLRLHGERAFAAGAGSGAVGASSSVVAPARPISFREAKQRVVESFERQFLEDALARHGGNISKAADDIGMYRQQLQDKLKDLGIDAAAFKARAR from the coding sequence ATGAAGCCTGCGATCCTCGCGGTGGACGACGAGCGTGCGATCTGCATCGCGATCCAGCGACTCCTCGCGAGTAGCGGCTACGAGGCCGACACCGCGAGCTCGCGCGACGAGGCGATCGCGAAGCTCGCGCGCGGGACCTACCACCTGGTCATCACCGACCTCGACCTGAAGCAGCCCGACGACGGCGTGGAGCTGCTTCGCCACGTCAAGCAAACCGCGCCGGACACGTCGGTCATCATGATCACGGCGCACGGCAACGAGCGAAGGGCCGTCGAAGCCATGAAGCTCGGCGCGGCCGATTACGTCCCGAAGCCGTTCGACGACGAAGCGCTCCTGACCAAGGTGCAGCGCGAGCTCGAGCGCGTCGCCGAGCGTCGCGAGACGCGCCTTCTGCGCGAGCAGGTCGCCGGCACGTACCGCTTCGAGAGCCTGGTGGGAAAGAGCCCGGCGATGCAGCGCGTGTTCGACGTCATCCGCAAGGTCGCGGACAGCGACTTGACGGTGCTCATCCGCGGTCCGAGCGGCACCGGCAAGGAGCTGGTCGCGAACGCGATCCACTACAACAGCCCGCGGCGCGCCAGGCCGCTCGTCAAGGTGAACTGCGCGGCGTTCTCGCGCGAGCTGGTCGAGAGCGAGCTCTTCGGCCACGAGCGCGGCGCCTTCACCGGCGCCACCTCGGCGCGCGAGGGCAAGCTCGAGGTCGCCGACGGCGGCACGCTGTTCCTCGACGAGATCGGCGACCTGGCCTCCGAAACGCAGGCGAAGATCTTGCGCGTCCTGCAGGAGAAGGAGTTCGAGCGCGTCGGCGGCAACCGCACGATCGAGGTCGACGTGCGCATCATCGCCGCCACCAACCAGGACCTCGAGGCCAAGGTGCGCGACGGCAGCTTCCGCAAGGACCTGTTCGACCGCCTGAACGTCGTCCCGATCGTGCTGCCGGCGCTGCGCGAGCGCGAGGGCGACCTGCCGCTGCTCATCGAGCACTTCCTCGACGAGGCGGCGAGCCGCCTCGGCCGCCCGCGCAAGCAGGTGTCGCCGGCGGCGATGCGCGCGCTGCTCGCGCACGAGTGGAAGGGCAACGTCCGCGAGCTCGAGCACGCGATCGAGCAGGCGGTGGTGCTCGCGTCAGGGGACGAGATCACGCTCGAGGACCTGCCGGTCACGCTGCGCCTCCACGGCGAGCGCGCCTTCGCGGCGGGTGCGGGCTCGGGAGCGGTCGGCGCCAGCTCGAGCGTCGTCGCGCCCGCGCGGCCGATCAGCTTCCGCGAGGCGAAGCAGCGCGTGGTCGAGAGCTTCGAGCGCCAGTTCCTCGAGGACGCGCTCGCCCGCCACGGCGGCAACATCTCGAAGGCGGCCGACGACATCGGCATGTACCGCCAGCAGCTGCAGGACAAGCTGAAGGACCTCGGCATCGACGCCGCGGCGTTCAAGGCCCGCGCCCGCTGA